One Gemmatimonadales bacterium genomic window, TCGCGAGACCTGCCCGTGGCGCCGGGAGACGCCGTTCACTCGACCCGACAGCCGCATCGCCGTCGCGGTCATGTGAAACTGCCCGGGGAGCGCGGGATGCGCGCCGAGGCTGAAGAAGGCGTCCCGGTCGATGCCGATCTCTTCCCACACGGGTCCGGTGCAGCCCTCCAGCTGCTCGACGGCGAAGGCATCATGCCCCGCCGGAACCGGCGTGTGCGTGGTGAACACCCCGTGAGTCCGGACCTGTCGCACCGCATCGGCGAAGCCGAGGCCGCTGGCGGTGGCCTCGCGGAGGCGCTCGACCATCATGAACGCGGCGTGCCCCTCGTTGGCGTGCCACACCGCGGGATCGATCCCCAGCGCCCGCAGCACCCGAACCCCGCCGACGCCCAGGATCCACTCCTGGCGGAGCCGCATGTCCGGCCCCCCGGCGTACAGCTTGCTCATGAGGGCGCGGTCATCCGGGTGGTTGAGCTCCAGGTTGGTGTCCAGCAGGTAGATCGGCATCCGACCCACCATCATGCGCCAGGCCTGCACGTGCACCGGTCGGCCCGATGTATCCACTGTGGCAAGGAACGGCTCCTTGCCGCCGTTGGCCACCGGACTGAGGGGGGTGAGGCTGACATCGTACTCCACGTCGCTGTCCTGCTGCCAGCCGTCGAGGGTGAGCCGCTGGTCGAAGTATCCCTTCCGGTAGAAGAGGCCGACGCCGACCATGGGTACGCCGAGATCGCTGGCCGACTTGCAGTGGTCGCCTGCCAGGACGCCCAGGCCGCCGGAGTAGATCGGCACCGAATTGTGCAGGCCGAACTCGGCGCAGAAGTAGGCGACCGGCCGCCCGTCGAGGTCGGGGTACTCATGGGTGAACCAGGTGTCCTGGCTGGTGGTCTCGTGCCCCAGCCGGATCATGACGTCGTCGTAGCGCCGGAGAAAGTCGCTGTCGCTGGCGCAGGCGGCGACCCGCGCCGGATCGACCCGGCAGAGCAGCTCGAGTGGATTGTGGCGGGTGAGATGCCACAGCGGCTCGTCGATGGAACGGAAGAGGCTGCGGGCCTCCCGGCTCCAACTCCACCACAGGTTCATCGCGAGCGAGGACAGACCTTCGATGCGCGCGGGGAGGTAGGGAATCCGGCTGTGCGAGGTCGTCATGCCCAAGTATAGCGCATTCTAGTGCACCAGCTTCTTGTATCGGATGCGATGCGGTTGATCGGCCGCCACACCCTTCCGCCGCTTGAAGTCGGCCGCATACTCCTGGTAGTTCCCTTCGTACCAGACGACCTCGCTGTTTCCTTCGAACGCCAGAATGTGGGTGGCGATCCGATCCAGAAACCAGCGGTCATGGCTGATGACCACCGCGCA contains:
- the glgP gene encoding alpha-glucan family phosphorylase; amino-acid sequence: MTTSHSRIPYLPARIEGLSSLAMNLWWSWSREARSLFRSIDEPLWHLTRHNPLELLCRVDPARVAACASDSDFLRRYDDVMIRLGHETTSQDTWFTHEYPDLDGRPVAYFCAEFGLHNSVPIYSGGLGVLAGDHCKSASDLGVPMVGVGLFYRKGYFDQRLTLDGWQQDSDVEYDVSLTPLSPVANGGKEPFLATVDTSGRPVHVQAWRMMVGRMPIYLLDTNLELNHPDDRALMSKLYAGGPDMRLRQEWILGVGGVRVLRALGIDPAVWHANEGHAAFMMVERLREATASGLGFADAVRQVRTHGVFTTHTPVPAGHDAFAVEQLEGCTGPVWEEIGIDRDAFFSLGAHPALPGQFHMTATAMRLSGRVNGVSRRHGQVSRNLWRDLWPGRPWETVPIGHVTNGVHLATWMASTIMALLDEHLGEGWGARLDEPGFWDQVLTLDHAKLWEVHGRLKRILADFIREDARRRFAGQLKEAAQVVGAGTLLDPTALTIGFARRFATYKRANLVFRDLDRLRRLLVDPWRPVQIVFAGKAHPADNPGKEVLQSVYQFTRDPEFEGRVAFLEDYDMHLAHLLVQGVDLWVNLPRVPLEASGTSGMKAALNGVPQLSTLDGWWQEGYDGLSGWAISPAGETEDTDAADAERFYRLLEEQVVPLFYTRDSRGTPLGWVEKMRHAMRLAGSRFSGRRMLQEYVQEYYAPAIRGESSGDDPPTI